GACCCGAGGACAGCAGGAGGAGGTAAGCAATAGAGTGAGCCAGGTCTTGAATGTGTTGAGAGGGAGGTGGCCAAACCCTTCTGCCCAAAGgactccctcccctccatccAGGGAACACACAGAAGAGCTGGAGACAAACTGGGAAATCTGTCTCCCCACAGCAGAGAACAGCAGGAGccatggggcgggggtgggggggtgggggggtgagaaagccctggagagggtgggggctgggtcgAGGTTATCTGGATGTGGAAAGGAGCTAGCTGACCTCAGGGCATGTTTTTGTTCCTCCGGCACCACACCCAGTGGAAATGTCGCCTGAGGGATGATGAAGGCTCAGAGTATGGGGCAGAAATctggagaggaggggacagggcagTAGAGCAGAGATGCTGACAGAATGGGAGAGGCTGGGGTATGGAGGGGCAGGTGCGGTTACAGACTTGGCAAACCAGCCTGACGGGGAAGCCACTGAGAACAGTGGAGTCTTGTGGACAAGTCTGGGAGGTCTGAGGTCCCTCAGAAGGTGGGGTCTAGGGCAGTGCTACACAGGGGGGCTGGGTGTGAGGTGTTTGTATGAAGATCAATGACATAAGGGTGTCTGTGCCTTGGGAAGAAAGACTCTTTGGGGTGCGGAAAGAGGAAGTGGAGGTCTGCAGCTGGAACATGACACTTGTCGCTTATTTTCCCTGCCCAAGTCCCAGAACGCCCGCAGCCAGCCATAGACCACTGTAGGAAGTTCTTCCCATGGACACTGACCAGCCCAGGGATGCAGACTCAACCTAAAGCTTCAAACCAAGACGCATTACTACTTGCACAGGATCAGTCCTCAGAAAGCTGTGTCATTCGAGAACAGAGACCAAACATTTGCAGAAGGACTCATGTAGCCTGGGGCTCCGCAGATGGCCACACTCTCCATCAAGAGGCTTTCGGATATGCATGGTCTGAACAGTGTGGCCTCCAGGAATTCTTGCTAGGGGAGTGACTAGAGGAGGGACTTCAGATGACAAGGGGGTACACCAAGCAAGAGCAAGAGAGACCTAGAGATGAGGGTCCGGCTAGGGGACCACAGGGAGATGGTGAGGCAGGGCCCCAGTCAGACTGGAGCAAAAAGACCTGGAGTTGTCTGCCGCTGGATGAGGAAAGGAAGTGGTGTGTGAAGAAGAGAAGTGAGGGGCATGCAGAACACCAGGCTGACAAATGAAGCAGCTGCTGGACTGCCCGGAAAACAAAGCCCTGTGTgaggaggaaacaatggcggcACGTTCCCAGCTCAGCGTGAACAGGTTTATATAAGCAAAAACAGAAACTGCAGTAACTTCATTGAAAGGATGGGGGCAGCAGGTAACAGCTGAAgtcatattttctctctcttttttaaaccaattctttctttcattggaAGTCAACAAGAGGTTGAAAAAGCAGTCATAGTGGTAGAAGCAAATTTCAAGAAATAGGGCAGCAGATACTCTAAGAAACAAGGGAAAGAGCCCAGAGTGGTTATTCAGGGTGGGAATTGGGGGCGAGGATagggcagggctgctgtgtgCCTTGTAGCTTTGTCTCCATGTACACAGAAGTTACAAGGaaatggggcagggtgggggggagacagTCAGGAAGAAATATAATCAGAGATCGCAAGCTTCAGAGAACTTTAGGGCCAAAAAGACTCCAGAGGTGACTCAGGTAACTCAGAAAATTGTACAATGGGTAACCCCTGAAGGAGAGGCAGATGTCTCTCTGACATGAATAAAGAACTGGGCCGAAGTTGCTCTTCTTAGCAAGATGAGGACAGGAACATTTACATCACTGTGACCGTGAGAGCCCAAGCGCTGCACCGTGTGGGGCTGACCAGGTGGACAAGGCTGACAAGAGAGGGGCTGTATCTCTCTCATCGGTGCTCCCTTAGGGCCAGTGACAGAAATTTATGGAGAGCAGCTGGAGGAGAGAAGTAGTTGATTAACTACACGAAAATAGCACCTTCTGTCTTTAACCACCAGGTCTGCAAGATGTCCTTGTTACTAGGCTCTGTATTACCCACTCACACTGTAAAAATGGCCTTGTGCAATCAGCTTCCTTTATAAATGCTACAaactcttaagaaaaagaagggagaagggagagaaaagggagcctgGGTTGGTCATGTGGAGATTGCAGGGCAGCTGGGCTGCTCTGAGCAGGAGGGTGAGGACTGCCACCTGAGTCGGTGGGACCACCCCCAGCCGCCCAGAGCCTGGTGGGGTCTGGTCGGGAAATGCAGTGAGGTGGTGGTCAAGGAGTGGAGGTGAGGAAAGGGAAGAGCAAGGAGAGGGCTGTAACTCCTTCCAGAGTGCTCTTagcaagggaagggagggtgctTGCTAGGGAGCATGGAGGGTCAAGAGGGAAAGGCTAACTCACTGGATCTCTTGCTTTTTCCCAGGCCTGCAGCATCTGAATTACCTGAAATTCCCCGCTGGGCCGAACCAGGGtgtttctcccgctgcctcagGATATCCAGGCCCACCAGGTCAGGCGGGTGGCAGTGGCTTCGCATCACAGTCACCCGCTGGCCCTGGGTGATGGCCCGGCTGCGGCAGCCCATTCGGGCCTGGTCGCGGCACGTCCAGTACACCTTCTCGCCAGCGGCCTTCTCCCGCCTGTAGAGGAAGGACTCGTGCACCAAGAAGCTGCCCCCAAGAGGGGTACTCAGGAACTCAGGGCCTCCTTAAGAGAAATGGGGTAGGTGGTCAGAAAACGCTGGGCCAGGCCTGATGCtaccccctcctgcctcccaggccctcaGGAAGTAAGACTTGATGGGGCCCCAGCTCTGGTCAGTGGGTAAGGAGGACTCACCTGGGCCCTTGTCCTGGTCCTCGGTAGGGGATCCCCGCAGGGCCTGGGGCTTTGTGGGCTTTCTGGGACGGGCCCTGGTGAGAGTCGTGGTGTCGGGCGCCTTGCAGTAGAGCAGGCCATCCACGCCTTGAAGCACCTTGTCCACTTGGCTCCCAGGACCAGCTGGCCTGGCCTGCGGCACCTTCATGGTCTTCTCCTGCTGCCGCCGGGCCTGTAGGCCCTCCATGTCAGGTGGGTGGCTATGGTTGCGCATCACAGTCACTCGCTGGCCCTGGGTGATGGCCCGGCTACGGCAGCCGTGCAGTGTGTGGTCTCGGCACGTCCAGTACACCTTGTCTCCCACAGCCTTCTCGCGCTTGTATAGGAACGACTTGTGCACCAGGAAGCTGCCCCCATAGCAGGTCCTCAGGAACTCGAAGGGTGGGAGCTCGCCTGGAAGAGGAACTGGCAGTCACACTGGCAGAAGGGGAGGAGGCGGGCGGTTCGGCTAGTGGAATGGGTGGCCAGGTGGGCTTGGTCCAAATGCACCCCACTGAGCCCCCTCACCCAGCAACCCAATTGGGGGCTGCAATTCCTCTCTTGGTGGTCAAAGAGAAGGCCACGTCCAAGGTTATGCACCCAGAAGGAAGACAGCCTGTGTGCTCAGTCACTTCAGGCCATACTTTTTCTTAAGGtttgtttgacatttttatttaatttttgagtgATACTTGCACATGTCATAAATACAAATGGTATGAAGACACACAATGTAAAACCAGTCCTTCTCCCTCATCCAGCCCCAAGTGTCCAGCACAGCAGCTGCCTTTAATCCTTTAATCCTCGAGTCCTTAATCCTTTCCAGGTTGGGAGACACCCATCTTTGGGACCAAGCCCACCTCCCAGTTATAGGTAATAAAAACTGCACAAAAATTCCATCTATAAGTTACTCAGTGCTACCACCACACGCTAGGCTGGTGCCGAGTACTTCCCACATGCCAAACATCTAATCCCCCTGACACTTAGGCTATCACCCTTCTAAGGACAAAGTTCCCAAAACTGCAGAAATTCAGCAAATGTTGTGAGGCTACCCAGCTACATGAGGTGGGGCTGGAACTTGAATCTGAAACCCATAGCTCAAAATTCTCCCACCAGGCCAACCTTCCCAAACTGCATGGGTTACCAGGATTACATGGAGCCTATTAAAACTCATGGTTCTGGGCCCCACACCAGACCCTGCTGCATCAGAAAATCCTAGAAGGGCCCTGGCCAGcaaggctcagttggttggagcatcatcctgtaaccaaaaggttgctggtttgattgctggtcagagcacatgcctaggacATGGGcttgatccccagctggggtgcacgCAGCAGCCGAAATGCACTCACCGATCCTCAGTATTCGGCGTTTCTTGAAGGGTAAGCTCAGCATCGACAAGCCTTGCAGCCCTCCACTCCTCTCTGGAGCCGGCATGCTTGGCACCAGCCCAGGGGCAGGCTCTGGCTCCTTGGGGCAGGGCCATGGGCCCACTCCCTTGGGTGGCTCCTCCACCTGGCCTCGGAGGACCTCAGGACCCCCAGAGCCTTCTGGTAGGACTGGACCACGCAGCTTCTGTTTCTGGCGCCGGGCCTCCAGGCCCTCTTCATCAGGGGGGTGGCAGTGGCCCCGCATCACTGTGGCCCGAGAGCCTCGGGTGATGGCCCGGCCCCGGCAGCCCAGCTCTGTGTGCTCTCGGCACTTCCAGTACACTTTGTCCCCCACGGCTTTCTCCTGCTTGTACAGGAAGGACTCGAGCACCAGGAGGCGGCCCCCGAATGGGGTCCTCAGGAACTCCAGGGGCTTGGGGTCTGCTAAGACCAAGGAGAAGGCTGGGTTAGCTAACACAGAGCAAACATGAACCCAGGGATGTGGACCAGAGGGATGGGGGAGATGGTGGACAGGGATGAGGATTGTCACACCAGCCTGGGACAGCTTTGTAATGAGAGACAAGCAGGCGTGGCTCAGAGAGGGAATGGGACATCCAAAGTCACTGCActggaaagagagggggaggtttGTGGTGCCCCAAGTCTGAGCATGCAGGGCCAGGGGTAGCAGGCCTGGAACTCACCTGTATCTGGCTTGTTGTGTTTCTGCTCGGAGACCCGGGGGCTTGGCTGGActggccctccctgctcctctgctGGCAGGGCCTGGAGGGTCCTGGCCAGGGTGTCAGGGCCAGACATCTCCAGGGACGTCATGCAGTCTGCTCCTTTGGGCAGGGAGCACACCCCACCCCCGTTCTCAGTGGAGGCCATTAGCAGAACCAGATCAGAGAATTCCTTGAGCTTCACAGGGGCTGTAGGAATAACATTAGTGCCAGTCCCAGGGGGCTCGGGGGACAGCTCCTGACCGGCCTTCACACTCTCACTCTCTTGCTCGCTGGGCTCAGGCAGAGGCATCCTGGGACCAACAGCCTGTCCCCCAGGCCGCACTCAGGCCCCAGTGGATGGACTTCTACTCCTCCTCCCTGGCAAGGGAGCTGGCAGTCCAGGGGCTCTGTCCTAAGAGAGGATACAGCCCCCATCAGTGAAGCCTGGGGCTCAGAAGGGACCCGGGGTGCAGACTGGGCAGACGGGGCACCAGGATGGGCACGGACCTGGACACAGCCGGAGAAGCCTGGGCAGCTGCTTCTGCTTGGCCAGCTCCTCTCTTGGCAGCAGTGAGTGTGTCACCTCCCCCATCCAAACCtcactccccccagcccccagtgtaAAATGTGCCAAGCACAgggctcctggggcaggaggcGGAGAGGGCAGCACTGTTGGGGGATAAAGATACTGATCACTGAGTTACTACGAATCGAGGCCTGAAGGTACTGAGGATGGGGCCAAGTGTTTCAACGGTTTTTCCATTTAACCTTTCAGGCCCTGTGTTATAAAAGTTTACCATTGTTACTgaccc
This sequence is a window from Phyllostomus discolor isolate MPI-MPIP mPhyDis1 chromosome 3, mPhyDis1.pri.v3, whole genome shotgun sequence. Protein-coding genes within it:
- the FLYWCH1 gene encoding FLYWCH-type zinc finger-containing protein 1 isoform X1 yields the protein MPLPEPSEQESESVKAGQELSPEPPGTGTNVIPTAPVKLKEFSDLVLLMASTENGGGVCSLPKGADCMTSLEMSGPDTLARTLQALPAEEQGGPVQPSPRVSEQKHNKPDTADPKPLEFLRTPFGGRLLVLESFLYKQEKAVGDKVYWKCREHTELGCRGRAITRGSRATVMRGHCHPPDEEGLEARRQKQKLRGPVLPEGSGGPEVLRGQVEEPPKGVGPWPCPKEPEPAPGLVPSMPAPERSGGLQGLSMLSLPFKKRRILRIGELPPFEFLRTCYGGSFLVHKSFLYKREKAVGDKVYWTCRDHTLHGCRSRAITQGQRVTVMRNHSHPPDMEGLQARRQQEKTMKVPQARPAGPGSQVDKVLQGVDGLLYCKAPDTTTLTRARPRKPTKPQALRGSPTEDQDKGPGGPEFLSTPLGGSFLVHESFLYRREKAAGEKVYWTCRDQARMGCRSRAITQGQRVTVMRSHCHPPDLVGLDILRQREKHPGSAQRGISGGPEFLRTPLGGSFLVHESFLYRREKASGEKVYWTCRDQARMGCRSRAITQGQRVMVMRRHCHPPDLGGLEALRQRENSPSRAQREGSGTPQPLEFLRTSLGGRFLVYESFLYRKEKAAGEKVYWMCRDQARLGCRSRAITQGQQVTVMRSHCHMPDLVGLEALRQREKLPSAAQQEDPERIIQLCFKTCSPESQQINGKVKDIKPNSDSQ
- the FLYWCH1 gene encoding FLYWCH-type zinc finger-containing protein 1 isoform X4, producing MPLPEPSEQESESVKAGQELSPEPPGTGTNVIPTAPVKLKEFSDLVLLMASTENGGGVCSLPKGADCMTSLEMSGPDTLARTLQALPAEEQGGPVQPSPRVSEQKHNKPDTADPKPLEFLRTPFGGRLLVLESFLYKQEKAVGDKVYWKCREHTELGCRGRAITRGSRATVMRGHCHPPDEEGLEARRQKQKLRGPVLPEGSGGPEVLRGQVEEPPKGVGPWPCPKEPEPAPGLVPSMPAPERSGGLQGLSMLSLPFKKRRILRIGELPPFEFLRTCYGGSFLVHKSFLYKREKAVGDKVYWTCRDHTLHGCRSRAITQGQRVTVMRNHSHPPDMEGLQARRQQEKTMKVPQARPAGPGSQVDKVLQGVDGLLYCKAPDTTTLTRARPRKPTKPQALRGSPTEDQDKGPGGPEFLSTPLGGSFLVHESFLYRREKAAGEKVYWTCRDQARMGCRSRAITQGQRVTVMRSHCHPPDLVGLDILRQREKHPGSAQRGISGGPEFLRTPLGGSFLVHESFLYRREKASGEKVYWTCRDQARMGCRSRAITQGQRVMVMRRHCHPPDLGGLEALRQRENSPSRAQREGSGTPQPLEFLRTSLGGRFLVYESFLYRKEKAAGEKVYWMCRDQARLGCRSRAITQGQQVTVMRSHCHMPDLVGLEALRQREKLPSAAQQEDPEKSKI
- the FLYWCH1 gene encoding FLYWCH-type zinc finger-containing protein 1 isoform X2, translated to MPLPEPSEQESESVKAGQELSPEPPGTGTNVIPTAPVKLKEFSDLVLLMASTENGGGVCSLPKGADCMTSLEMSGPDTLARTLQALPAEEQGGPVQPSPRVSEQKHNKPDTDPKPLEFLRTPFGGRLLVLESFLYKQEKAVGDKVYWKCREHTELGCRGRAITRGSRATVMRGHCHPPDEEGLEARRQKQKLRGPVLPEGSGGPEVLRGQVEEPPKGVGPWPCPKEPEPAPGLVPSMPAPERSGGLQGLSMLSLPFKKRRILRIGELPPFEFLRTCYGGSFLVHKSFLYKREKAVGDKVYWTCRDHTLHGCRSRAITQGQRVTVMRNHSHPPDMEGLQARRQQEKTMKVPQARPAGPGSQVDKVLQGVDGLLYCKAPDTTTLTRARPRKPTKPQALRGSPTEDQDKGPGGPEFLSTPLGGSFLVHESFLYRREKAAGEKVYWTCRDQARMGCRSRAITQGQRVTVMRSHCHPPDLVGLDILRQREKHPGSAQRGISGGPEFLRTPLGGSFLVHESFLYRREKASGEKVYWTCRDQARMGCRSRAITQGQRVMVMRRHCHPPDLGGLEALRQRENSPSRAQREGSGTPQPLEFLRTSLGGRFLVYESFLYRKEKAAGEKVYWMCRDQARLGCRSRAITQGQQVTVMRSHCHMPDLVGLEALRQREKLPSAAQQEDPERIIQLCFKTCSPESQQINGKVKDIKPNSDSQ
- the FLYWCH1 gene encoding FLYWCH-type zinc finger-containing protein 1 isoform X3, whose product is MPLPEPSEQESESVKAGQELSPEPPGTGTNVIPTAPVKLKEFSDLVLLMASTENGGGVCSLPKGADCMTSLEMSGPDTLARTLQALPAEEQGGPVQPSPRVSEQKHNKPDTADPKPLEFLRTPFGGRLLVLESFLYKQEKAVGDKVYWKCREHTELGCRGRAITRGSRATVMRGHCHPPDEEGLEARRQKQKLRGPVLPEGSGGPEVLRGQVEEPPKGVGPWPCPKEPEPAPGLVPSMPAPERSGGLQGLSMLSLPFKKRRILRIGELPPFEFLRTCYGGSFLVHKSFLYKREKAVGDKVYWTCRDHTLHGCRSRAITQGQRVTVMRNHSHPPDMEGLQARRQQEKTMKVPQARPAGPGSQVDKVLQGVDGLLYCKAPDTTTLTRARPRKPTKPQALRGSPTEDQDKGPGGPEFLSTPLGGSFLVHESFLYRREKAAGEKVYWTCRDQARMGCRSRAITQGQRVTVMRSHCHPPDLVGLDILRQREKHPGSAQRGISGGPEFLRTPLGGSFLVHESFLYRREKASGEKVYWTCRDQARMGCRSRAITQGQRVMVMRRHCHPPDLGGLEALRQRENSPSRAQREGSGTPQPLEFLRTSLGGRFLVYESFLYRKEKAAGEKVYWMCRDQARLGCRSRAITQGQQVTVMRSHCHMPDLVGLEALRQREKLPSAAQQEDPERIIQLCFKTCSPESQQING
- the FLYWCH1 gene encoding FLYWCH-type zinc finger-containing protein 1 isoform X5; the protein is MPLPEPSEQESESVKAGQELSPEPPGTGTNVIPTAPVKLKEFSDLVLLMASTENGGGVCSLPKGADCMTSLEMSGPDTLARTLQALPAEEQGGPVQPSPRVSEQKHNKPDTADPKPLEFLRTPFGGRLLVLESFLYKQEKAVGDKVYWKCREHTELGCRGRAITRGSRATVMRGHCHPPDEEGLEARRQKQKLRGPVLPEGSGGPEVLRGQVEEPPKGVGPWPCPKEPEPAPGLVPSMPAPERSGGLQGLSMLSLPFKKRRILRIGELPPFEFLRTCYGGSFLVHKSFLYKREKAVGDKVYWTCRDHTLHGCRSRAITQGQRVTVMRNHSHPPDMEGLQARRQQEKTMKVPQARPAGPGSQVDKVLQGVDGLLYCKAPDTTTLTRARPRKPTKPQALRGSPTEDQDKGPGGPEFLRTPLGGSFLVHESFLYRREKASGEKVYWTCRDQARMGCRSRAITQGQRVMVMRRHCHPPDLGGLEALRQRENSPSRAQREGSGTPQPLEFLRTSLGGRFLVYESFLYRKEKAAGEKVYWMCRDQARLGCRSRAITQGQQVTVMRSHCHMPDLVGLEALRQREKLPSAAQQEDPERIIQLCFKTCSPESQQINGKVKDIKPNSDSQ